One part of the Osmerus mordax isolate fOsmMor3 chromosome 18, fOsmMor3.pri, whole genome shotgun sequence genome encodes these proteins:
- the LOC136962676 gene encoding CDC42 small effector protein 1-like has translation MPQDQPRVQGQRGSCRAVTESRGLDGSGPGMSHFWHKMGCCVVAKPPPKRKRRKIDRTMIGEPTNFMHLTHIGSGEMAEGLPPSGPVQEQMRSKGPSINGRNSLL, from the exons ATGCCCCAGGACCAGCCCAGGGTGCAGGGACAGAGGGGGTCCTGCAGGGCGgtgacagagagcagggggctGGACGGGTCTGGGCCGGGGATGAGCCACTTCTGGCACAAGATGGGCTGCTGTGTGGTGGCCAAGCCTCCTccg aagaggaagaggaggaagattgaCCGCACCATGATCGGCGAGCCCACCAACTTcatgcacctcacacacattggCTCTGGGGAGATGGCCGAAGGACTGCCCCCT TCAGGACCAGTCCAGGAACAGATGAGGTCTAAAGGACCTAGCATCAACGGCAGGAACAGCCTCTTATAG
- the mllt11 gene encoding protein AF1q, with product MLQKSNSQYDSFLYWRQPIPALDMSELEDLGLKDSKPANSNQAGKKKKEKKSSKMANQRKQKEEEELPEYTTFNYWREPIASIDTLDFNLLL from the coding sequence ATGCTGCAGAAATCCAACAGCCAATACGATTCCTTCCTGTACTGGAGGCAGCCAATCCCAGCCCTCGACATGTCCGAGCTGGAGGACCTGGGCCTGAAGGACAGCAAGCCAGCCAATAGCAACCAAGctgggaagaagaagaaggagaaaaagtCCTCCAAGATGGCCAatcagaggaaacagaaagaggaggaggagctcccAGAGTACACCACCTTCAACTACTGGAGAGAGCCCATCGCTAGCATCGACACTCTGGACTTTAACCTACTACTGTGA